The Mycolicibacterium monacense genome contains the following window.
GTGCGCTCCACATCGGAGAGTGCCGACATCGCCGCCCGAACTCCGTCACGTCCGTGCAGATGCCGTACCGGGGTGAGCACGCGCGGCGGGTCGGGCAACCGCAGTTCGGCTGTCTCGGTGAACAACTGGGCCACGTCGTCGAACCGGCGGTCGTCGACGGCGGCGGCATAGAGGTGCACCAGGTCGGCCAGAGCCAGCCGGTCGGCCACGGCCAGTGTCATGAAGTCAGTCCCAACCGCTGGGCGCACGCCGACACCACGTCGGTCGCCTCGTCGAGCGTCGTGACCGGCGGCATCGCCAGCACCAAGCGGTCGGCGCCCACCTCCGCGAGCCGCTCCGCACGGGCCGCGTCGATCTTGGCAACTGCGTGTCCCAGCGACAGTTCGACGGCATCTGGGTCGCGCCCGGATTCCACTGCGGCGGAACGCATCACCTCGACGAGGTCGCTCAGGTCGGGGCCTGCGACGCCCAGGGGCTGGAAACCGTCACCCAGCCGGCCCGCGCGCCGCGCCGCCGCCCGGCTGTGTCCGCCGATGTGGATCGGCACACGCGCGGCCGGCTTCGGATAGCACATCGCGTGGTCGAACTCGACGAACTCGCCGTGGAAACTCGCCCCGAGCGGGGAGTCCGCCCACAGCGTCCGCAACACCTGGATCTGCTCGTCGGCGCGGCGACCGCGGGTGGTGAAGTCGGCACCGCACGCGTTGATCTCCTCGGCGAGCCATCCGGTCCCGACGGCGAGCCGTACCCGGCCTCGCGACAGCGCGTCGACGGTCGCCACCCGCTTGGCCAGCACCACCGGATGGTGGTTGGGCAGTACCAGCACACCGGTCGCCAACCCCAGCCGCTCGGTGTGCGCGGCGAGGAAAGTCAGCAGATCCAACGGATCGGGTACCGGGGTGTCGGCGGCCAATTCGACCCGCCCGGACGGGTCGTAGGGGTAGACGCTGGTGTACTGCGTCATCAGCACCGTGTGCTCGACGGCGACGATCGACTCGAATCCGCACGCCTCGAGGTGCCGCGCGAACGCCGCCATCCAGGCCGGATCGGCGGTGACCCCGGCGTGGACCGGTGCGACGACGGCGTATTTCACG
Protein-coding sequences here:
- a CDS encoding LLM class F420-dependent oxidoreductase, producing MKYAVVAPVHAGVTADPAWMAAFARHLEACGFESIVAVEHTVLMTQYTSVYPYDPSGRVELAADTPVPDPLDLLTFLAAHTERLGLATGVLVLPNHHPVVLAKRVATVDALSRGRVRLAVGTGWLAEEINACGADFTTRGRRADEQIQVLRTLWADSPLGASFHGEFVEFDHAMCYPKPAARVPIHIGGHSRAAARRAGRLGDGFQPLGVAGPDLSDLVEVMRSAAVESGRDPDAVELSLGHAVAKIDAARAERLAEVGADRLVLAMPPVTTLDEATDVVSACAQRLGLTS